The Leptospira mtsangambouensis sequence TCAACAACCAAGATCCCAATTCCAAATTTCAAATCCATTTAAAACCTTTGGATTTAATGCGTTATTGGCGGCGAATCGGAATTCTTTCCGATTTTATCGGATATTTTTACGGATTTTCTTTTTTACCCAATGTTCCTACCGAATCCATAGATATGAAAAATTCAGAGATCGTGAATTCTATCTCTACCGTATTCAATGAACTATTGGAAAATGCTGCAAAATATTCTTATGATAAAAAAGCAGATATTGAAATTTCCCTTATCCATAGAGGCAAAACTTTTGAAATGTATGTTCGTAACAAAACAAACGAATCAAATGTTTTTGCTTATGAAGAAAGTTTAAAAGAAATATTTTCAGCAAATGACTTAGAACCTTTGTATCTTGAAAAATTGGAAACAAATGAAAAAGATATTCAACGTTCAGGCATAGGTCTCATTTTGGTTTTAAAAGATTATCCAGTAGAGATGGAAGTAACTTTCGAATCGGAAGACGAAGACACAGTCATCACAAGTCGGGTCATCTACTTTATAGACGGGTTCCCTCAATCATAATTTCTAAAATTTGATTTACCTCTTTTCGAAAGGACTCTTCTTCCTCTTTTGATTTGATTTGTTTCCACTTACGTTCATTCAGCACTGCAAATCCATGGACCCCACTCCAAAAACTCATCATCAAAGTATCAGTAGGAACGGAGTTTTTTAACTTCAAAGACTTTTGGCCATACTCCACAATTTTGAACATTCCCAGATAAGCAAGTTTCCCACATTCTCTCAATTCATCAGAAAGAGGATCTCCTGATACATAAATCTCTCCACCAAACATCAGTTCTGTCCTTCTTGGATTTCTAAGCAGTAGAAAAATATATTCCACACCTGCCATTTTGACTTTTTCCAACGGATCCTCTGAATGGTTCCAGGCTCTTTCCATTGCTTCCGTTAATTCCCGAAAACCTTCCGTGACAAGTGCCTGGAGGAGATCCATTTTTTTCGGAAAATGGCGATAGGGGGCCGTATGACTGACTCCTAATTCATTCGCAATATCTCGCAAACTCAAAGAAGAGACTCCAGTGGTTTCTAAAACTTTTTTGGAAAGTTCCAAAACCTTTTCTCTGAGATTTCCATGGTGGTATCTACTTGCTTTAGCAGAACTGGAAGGACTTGGTTTAGGGAGAGTTTGTTTTTTTTTGGCAGGTTTCATATAAAAAATGTTTACGGCGTATACATTTAATGTTGACAGAGTCTACATAGATATATACACTGTCTACATTATGGAATTCGATGACTACAGAAAACAACCACTTTTTTGGAATGGGATCGCTATGGCAGTACTCACTGTTGCCATCCTTCCTCTCCTATTTTTGGACACAAGAACCCTTTTGGGCGCAAATGTCTGGATCAAACCTTTAAAATTTTCCCTTTCGCTGGGATTGTACTCTTTTACCACAATTTGGGTTTTAGTTAAATTTCTAAAAGATTGGAA is a genomic window containing:
- a CDS encoding DUF6272 family protein, translating into MRKYGNFQFANQINNQDPNSKFQIHLKPLDLMRYWRRIGILSDFIGYFYGFSFLPNVPTESIDMKNSEIVNSISTVFNELLENAAKYSYDKKADIEISLIHRGKTFEMYVRNKTNESNVFAYEESLKEIFSANDLEPLYLEKLETNEKDIQRSGIGLILVLKDYPVEMEVTFESEDEDTVITSRVIYFIDGFPQS
- a CDS encoding TetR/AcrR family transcriptional regulator; the protein is MKPAKKKQTLPKPSPSSSAKASRYHHGNLREKVLELSKKVLETTGVSSLSLRDIANELGVSHTAPYRHFPKKMDLLQALVTEGFRELTEAMERAWNHSEDPLEKVKMAGVEYIFLLLRNPRRTELMFGGEIYVSGDPLSDELRECGKLAYLGMFKIVEYGQKSLKLKNSVPTDTLMMSFWSGVHGFAVLNERKWKQIKSKEEEESFRKEVNQILEIMIEGTRL